The window GCCGACCTGATCGAGGCGCACGCCGATGAGCTCGGCATGGCCGACACCCGCGACATGGGCAAGCCGATCAGCCAGTCGCGGGGCAACGACGTGCCCCGCGCGGCGGCGAACTTCCGGTTCTTCGCCGATCACGCGCGGCTGGCCACCGCGGAGGTCCTGCCCATGGACAGCGGCCACCACACCTACACCCGCTTCGAGCCGGCCGGGGTGGTGGCGGCCATCGCGCCGTGGAATTTCCCGCTGATGCTGGAGACCTGGAAGGTTGCCCCGGCACTGGCGTGGGGCAACACCGTGGTGCTCAAACCCGCCGAGGACACCCCAGTTTCGGCCACGATTCTAGGGCGGCTTGCGCTCGAAGCCGGTATGCCGGCGGGGGTGTTCAATGTGGTGCACGGCTACGGGCCCGACTCTGCCGGGCAGGCGCTCACCGAGGACCCCGAAGTCGACCGGATCACCTTCACCGGCGAATCGGGCACCGGCCGGGCGATCGCCCGGGCGGCGGCGGGCAACCTGACACCGGTCAGCTTGGAACTCGGCGGCAAAGGCGCCAACGTAATGTTCGCCGACGCCGACCTCGACGTCGCCGTCGAGTGGTCCATCAAGGCGATTTTCACCAACACCGGCCAGGTGTGTCTGGCAGGGTCGCGGCTGTATGTGCAGCGCGACATCTACGACGAGTTCTTGGGTCGGTTCACCCGAGCCGCGCAGGCGATGGTGGTCGGCGACCCGAAGGACGAGGCCACCCAGATCGGGCCGCTGGCCTCCCAGGAGCACTACCGCAAGGTGCGCGGCTACATCGACACCATTGAGTCCGAAGGCGGCTCCATCGTCACCGGTGGGCTCGGCGAGGGCGGGGGCGTGCTGCCCACCATCGTGACCGGACTGGGCCAGCAGGCCCGCTGCAGCCGCGAGGAGATTTTCGGCCCGGTGGCGGTGGTGATCCCATTTGACACCGAAGCCGAGGCGATCCGGCTGGCCAACGACACCCGCTACGGCCTGAACGCGATGCTGTTCACCGACAACGTGCACCGCGCCCACCGGGTCTCTGCGGCGCTGCGGGCCGGCACCGTATGGGTCAACTGCTTTTTCATCCGCGACCTGCGCGCACCCTTCGGCGGGGTCGGCGACTCGGGCATCGGCCGCGAAGGCGGCACCTTCAGCCGCGAATTCTTCACCGAACCCAAGGCCGTAGTCATGCAAATCCAGCCCGGCTGAGCCCGGCCGGCCGCCCGATGCTCCGACCCATCGCCCAGCCTGCCCCAAAACGAGAAGTCACGCCTACTGGCACCCACCCCGCGGCCAGAAACGCACAAAGCACCAAACCCGGATGACCACGCATCCGAACCGTTTAGCAAGAGCGGCGAGTAAGAACTGACCCGCCTGGCGCTGGCCCTCGCCTGGGGTGGACGACGCCCACTTCAGATGCTTTGCCAGCTGATGTTTCCCTTATGGGAGGCCTCGACTTTTCGAGGCTGTCAACCAAGTTTGCGAGCCCAAGTTTGCGAGCCACCGTGACAACGGTTTTCAGCCACGAAACGTCATACAGATCGGAGATCTACGGAAGTGTCATCTTGATTCGGACAGTTTCGTTCGAATCGATCCAATAATG is drawn from Candidatus Mycolicibacterium alkanivorans and contains these coding sequences:
- a CDS encoding aldehyde dehydrogenase is translated as MTEFFGHIIDGAEVKSASDATFASIDPYTRQQWAEIALGDATDAARAVAAARRAFDEGPWPRLGYGERGRILHRLADLIEAHADELGMADTRDMGKPISQSRGNDVPRAAANFRFFADHARLATAEVLPMDSGHHTYTRFEPAGVVAAIAPWNFPLMLETWKVAPALAWGNTVVLKPAEDTPVSATILGRLALEAGMPAGVFNVVHGYGPDSAGQALTEDPEVDRITFTGESGTGRAIARAAAGNLTPVSLELGGKGANVMFADADLDVAVEWSIKAIFTNTGQVCLAGSRLYVQRDIYDEFLGRFTRAAQAMVVGDPKDEATQIGPLASQEHYRKVRGYIDTIESEGGSIVTGGLGEGGGVLPTIVTGLGQQARCSREEIFGPVAVVIPFDTEAEAIRLANDTRYGLNAMLFTDNVHRAHRVSAALRAGTVWVNCFFIRDLRAPFGGVGDSGIGREGGTFSREFFTEPKAVVMQIQPG